In Labilithrix sp., a single genomic region encodes these proteins:
- a CDS encoding PD-(D/E)XK nuclease family protein, which translates to MTTLYVVPAERHVERLARAGERAETRSSLRARLAAALLPDVRFADPRAARLTLGVAIEEARGTQLDLFAAGAAPDPLLAELRGPSWVRAVAAIDDAIGALRARGVGEAQLDRAARGAGVAAARARTLVAAMRALDRGLAPARDGRLLGFDLAAAIRAAGRSTVAEAIGASSLRARWLLAWDPHDLAWWRALDDVLGDARVVLPWFDKKLEGARERDPLEVIADVVLKHLEAAPETEVIPAVLGDLASVPPASAETVRVGKAADASEQARLVARAVAEALDGGARVERVVIAYPVRDERTLRPLRRELGARGIVFHDALGPPPSAVPVVAAALAALAAAESKDRVAVARVLRSGYVDAPRALGDEELSFREAERVLDRIARALETHATAPGATASERLIATAGGDDAARRIVSLFEQVSLFERDAKTRIERVRAARRLFHELGIAARAGRGALGTFARDEAPSGVDRAERLAVARDVRAWEVLEDALDAYETAAASSARPIDAEVFLLELGELLDASAQLPGAGRAAAVRVTRLADVAGDELDLLVVLDANDGVLPRDARPLSLVTESLEERVKMRRDAGEHAARDLAALATCVAEARSVLLVTTAEDGSDAPATPARVVVAALRAGAAAIAADPPPPAARTADVARRAERERRREGFFLDPRRPESDVVGALSASDAIAGVVGPETGLLRERPLAVTSIERFAQCAFKGYAHAVLAAREGEEQQELPDAREEGNLGHAALAAAFLATRVEWPLRPRDPARVLAKGLAAAEDALALAAGHAPLRAIVRLRIRESVRAVLTRALEEETWDFALAEQTFGSTRSRGAQEAWPPFDAGGVLWLRGSVDRVDRQHDGARVRVIDYKRSKSTAQASMTSLGEAAIQVPLYAAIGARNLGLPATGLYLPTQPRDLATTPATPRVKDDRVAELAAARPAAPSALSAIEERVVSLAVAARRGRFTPIPIRESECTHCSMSGGCRKPRFAMSPEDELLDDGAPA; encoded by the coding sequence GTGACCACGCTCTACGTCGTCCCCGCCGAGCGCCACGTCGAGCGGCTCGCGCGGGCGGGGGAGCGTGCGGAGACGCGCTCGTCCTTGCGCGCGCGGCTCGCCGCGGCGCTCCTGCCCGACGTGCGCTTCGCCGATCCGCGCGCGGCGCGCCTCACGCTCGGCGTCGCGATCGAGGAGGCGCGCGGGACGCAGCTCGACCTCTTCGCCGCCGGCGCCGCGCCGGATCCGCTCCTCGCAGAGCTCCGCGGCCCGTCGTGGGTGCGCGCGGTGGCCGCGATCGACGACGCGATCGGGGCGCTGCGTGCGCGCGGGGTGGGGGAGGCGCAGCTCGATCGCGCCGCGCGGGGAGCAGGGGTCGCGGCCGCGCGCGCGCGCACGCTCGTGGCGGCGATGCGCGCGCTCGATCGCGGGCTCGCGCCGGCGCGCGACGGGCGGCTGCTCGGGTTCGATCTCGCCGCCGCGATCCGCGCGGCGGGGCGGAGCACGGTGGCCGAGGCGATCGGCGCGTCGTCGCTGCGTGCGCGCTGGCTCCTCGCGTGGGATCCGCACGACCTCGCGTGGTGGCGCGCGCTCGACGACGTCCTCGGCGACGCGCGTGTCGTGTTGCCCTGGTTCGACAAGAAGCTCGAGGGCGCGCGCGAACGCGACCCGCTCGAGGTCATCGCCGACGTCGTGCTGAAGCACCTCGAGGCCGCGCCGGAGACGGAGGTGATCCCCGCCGTCCTCGGCGATCTCGCGAGCGTCCCGCCGGCGTCGGCGGAGACGGTGCGCGTCGGCAAGGCCGCGGACGCCTCGGAGCAGGCGCGCCTCGTCGCGCGCGCGGTCGCGGAGGCGCTGGACGGTGGGGCGCGGGTGGAGCGCGTCGTGATCGCGTATCCGGTGCGGGACGAGCGGACGTTGCGGCCGCTGCGGCGTGAGCTCGGGGCGCGTGGGATCGTGTTTCACGACGCGCTGGGGCCGCCGCCGAGCGCGGTGCCCGTCGTCGCGGCGGCGCTCGCCGCGCTCGCGGCGGCGGAGTCGAAGGACCGCGTCGCCGTCGCGCGCGTCTTGCGCTCGGGCTACGTCGACGCGCCGCGCGCGCTCGGGGACGAGGAGCTCTCCTTCCGCGAGGCGGAGCGCGTGCTCGATCGCATCGCGCGCGCGCTCGAGACGCACGCGACCGCGCCCGGCGCGACGGCGTCGGAGCGCCTGATCGCGACCGCGGGCGGAGACGACGCGGCGCGCCGCATCGTCTCGCTCTTCGAGCAAGTCTCGTTGTTCGAGCGCGACGCGAAGACGCGCATCGAACGCGTGCGCGCCGCGCGGCGCTTGTTCCACGAGCTCGGCATCGCCGCGCGGGCGGGGCGCGGCGCGCTCGGCACCTTCGCGCGGGACGAGGCGCCGTCGGGCGTCGATCGCGCCGAGCGCCTCGCGGTCGCGCGCGACGTGCGGGCGTGGGAGGTCCTCGAAGACGCGCTCGACGCGTACGAGACCGCGGCCGCTTCGAGCGCGCGCCCGATCGACGCGGAGGTGTTCCTCCTCGAGCTCGGCGAGCTGCTCGACGCGTCGGCGCAGCTCCCCGGCGCCGGCCGCGCCGCCGCGGTCCGCGTCACGCGCCTCGCCGACGTCGCGGGCGACGAGCTCGATCTCCTCGTCGTCCTCGACGCCAACGACGGCGTCCTCCCGCGCGACGCCCGCCCGCTCTCGCTCGTCACCGAGTCGCTCGAGGAGCGCGTGAAGATGAGACGCGACGCGGGTGAGCACGCCGCGCGCGACCTCGCCGCGCTCGCGACCTGCGTCGCGGAGGCGCGGAGCGTGCTCCTCGTCACGACGGCGGAGGACGGCAGCGACGCGCCGGCCACGCCCGCGCGGGTCGTCGTCGCGGCGCTGCGCGCGGGCGCGGCGGCGATCGCGGCGGACCCGCCGCCGCCCGCGGCCCGCACCGCCGACGTCGCGCGGCGCGCCGAGCGCGAGCGGAGGCGCGAGGGGTTCTTCCTCGATCCGCGGCGCCCCGAGTCGGACGTCGTCGGCGCGCTGAGCGCGAGCGACGCGATCGCGGGTGTCGTCGGCCCCGAGACGGGGCTCCTGCGCGAGCGGCCGCTCGCGGTGACGTCGATCGAGCGCTTCGCGCAGTGCGCCTTCAAGGGATACGCGCACGCGGTGCTCGCGGCGCGGGAAGGGGAGGAGCAACAGGAGCTGCCCGACGCGAGGGAGGAGGGCAACCTCGGTCACGCCGCGCTCGCGGCGGCGTTCCTCGCGACGCGCGTGGAGTGGCCGCTCCGCCCGCGCGATCCGGCGCGCGTCCTCGCGAAGGGCCTCGCCGCGGCGGAGGACGCGCTCGCGCTCGCGGCCGGTCACGCGCCGCTCCGCGCGATCGTGCGGCTCCGCATCCGCGAGTCCGTGCGCGCGGTGCTGACGCGCGCGCTCGAAGAGGAGACATGGGACTTCGCCCTCGCAGAGCAGACCTTCGGCTCGACGCGCTCGCGCGGGGCGCAAGAGGCGTGGCCGCCGTTCGACGCGGGCGGGGTGCTCTGGCTGCGCGGCTCCGTCGATCGCGTCGACCGCCAGCACGACGGCGCGCGCGTCCGCGTCATCGACTACAAGCGGAGCAAGAGCACCGCGCAGGCGTCGATGACGTCGCTCGGCGAGGCGGCGATCCAGGTCCCGCTCTACGCCGCGATCGGCGCGCGGAACCTCGGCCTGCCGGCGACGGGTCTCTACCTCCCCACCCAACCGCGCGATCTCGCGACGACGCCCGCGACGCCGCGCGTGAAGGACGATCGCGTCGCCGAGCTCGCCGCCGCCCGGCCCGCCGCGCCGTCCGCGCTCTCCGCGATCGAGGAGCGCGTCGTCAGCCTCGCGGTGGCCGCGCGTCGGGGGCGCTTCACGCCGATCCCGATCCGCGAGTCCGAGTGCACCCACTGCAGCATGAGCGGCGGCTGCCGCAAGCCCCGCTTCGCGATGTCGCCCGAGGACGAGCTGCTCGACGACGGAGCGCCGGCGTGA
- a CDS encoding UvrD-helicase domain-containing protein, translating into MRSLYEMPRNLVLAASAGTGKTHALVGVVLHLLLGGRAGGAVDPARIVATTFSRKAAAEIRARVASEVEKLVLTPASSFYATGLKDAIGGRGGDAELSKRARKALARLPHARFGTLHSFATGIVQRYAVEIGLGPGFELAPEADTRARADDAIARALERRLDRDADALRVLAEAAGGIDRLVFGLRRVLAQLEEDGRSARELVLDPTDAATVEREMDLLIHHARAVAGHPKTAEPASALLHAFGKNDETAIEAAASALTGLAARGAKTPELESFFVFRDELPGVNHADRGRRLARAWRSRHAFASHAALVRDVLAEAEADIERAGRTRAVLGFGEVLRAARSLLTSRPDVAEEVAAGIDALLVDEFQDTSRVQRDLLQLLWARSEARPPAGEVPPLSALRPGGLLVVGDRKQSIYGFRGADVGVFAELAVGLAGTAAREALGIPPGVTWEPKEPIADFHALRHNRRSVPAILAFANAFSARRFVPGDPPPELFEIAYVPETEDLLVPPERANAPAAAVPAAPPVTWLRVQPKGATSTRLEEALVIAAEVPRLRDAGRALRDIAVLATTNGMLDAVSFALAQADIPYVVAGKGFFRAREVADLAAMLAFVLDPRDRIAMLEVLRGPWTGVHDETLLALVEPGKGLVHPSRWSAPPTPALVRAEDRAALDRTARLVASLERAAGRLGPGTILREAIAATDLESLLASLPRGEQRVANVRKLLALADKHADPRAFRAWLDDAKEQDVAESEAATFSEDDDAVRLLTVHASKGLDFPVVFIPEIGAGLPRADKNVARIALGAGDAPNVLSVRVADESGMVLEPPSYARAHALARRRERAERQRLAYVAVTRAAEEMFFVGGRSTTKDLDMGSVTLGVLEDLSADLLAVRDVEVPAPAIRDAAAAPADFTSDSVAAGPAPSREPRWQVLPIAPTALADFEHCGRRFELVHLLGLPEHARGARGESAEGALDARAQGTIAHEVLERLPREAFGAAAADEAVTRVLASIGVPPEHPQHDAIAARVLRFTGTRYARAVAENDALVEREVAFVLPVLDAEGRAVTLRGSMDLVVLWPDGAVDVVDYKSARSGRTESYAFQLDVYALAARARYPEATRLRAGLAFLGGGDGEPAWRELPPEADVRARIARLGSTLVRARWRDAFPRVEIEKCESIHCGFIGRCHPR; encoded by the coding sequence GTGAGGTCGCTCTACGAGATGCCGCGGAACCTCGTGCTCGCTGCGAGCGCGGGTACGGGGAAGACGCATGCGCTCGTCGGCGTCGTGCTGCACTTGTTGCTCGGCGGGCGGGCCGGCGGCGCGGTCGATCCCGCGCGCATCGTCGCGACGACGTTCAGCCGGAAGGCGGCGGCCGAGATCCGCGCCCGCGTCGCGAGCGAGGTCGAGAAGCTCGTCCTGACGCCGGCCTCCTCGTTCTATGCGACGGGCCTGAAGGACGCGATCGGCGGGCGCGGCGGAGACGCGGAGCTGAGCAAGCGCGCGCGAAAGGCGCTCGCGCGGCTCCCGCACGCGCGCTTCGGCACGCTGCACAGCTTCGCGACCGGCATCGTGCAGCGGTACGCCGTCGAGATCGGCCTCGGCCCCGGCTTCGAGCTCGCGCCCGAGGCCGACACGCGCGCGCGCGCCGACGACGCGATCGCCCGCGCGCTCGAGCGCCGGCTCGATCGCGACGCCGACGCGCTCCGCGTCCTCGCCGAAGCGGCGGGCGGCATCGACCGCCTCGTCTTCGGGCTCCGCCGCGTGCTCGCGCAGCTCGAAGAGGACGGCCGCTCCGCCCGCGAGCTCGTCCTCGATCCCACCGACGCCGCGACGGTCGAACGCGAGATGGACCTCCTCATCCATCACGCGCGCGCGGTCGCCGGGCATCCCAAGACGGCGGAGCCCGCGTCCGCGCTCCTTCACGCATTCGGCAAAAACGATGAAACGGCGATCGAGGCCGCGGCCTCCGCGCTCACCGGGCTCGCCGCGCGCGGCGCGAAGACGCCGGAGCTCGAGTCGTTCTTCGTCTTCCGCGACGAGCTGCCCGGCGTGAACCACGCCGACCGCGGTCGCCGGCTCGCGCGCGCGTGGCGATCGCGGCACGCGTTCGCGTCGCACGCCGCGCTGGTGCGCGACGTCCTCGCCGAGGCGGAGGCCGACATCGAGCGAGCAGGGCGCACGCGCGCGGTGCTCGGCTTCGGCGAGGTGCTGCGCGCGGCGCGCTCGCTCCTCACGAGCCGCCCCGACGTCGCGGAGGAGGTCGCCGCCGGCATCGACGCGCTCCTCGTCGACGAGTTCCAGGACACGTCGCGCGTGCAGCGCGATCTGCTCCAGCTCTTGTGGGCGCGCAGCGAGGCGCGGCCGCCCGCGGGGGAGGTGCCGCCGCTCTCGGCGCTCCGCCCCGGCGGTCTCCTCGTCGTCGGCGATCGCAAGCAGTCGATCTACGGGTTCCGCGGCGCCGACGTCGGCGTGTTCGCGGAGCTCGCGGTCGGCCTCGCCGGGACCGCGGCGCGTGAGGCGCTCGGCATTCCGCCCGGCGTCACGTGGGAGCCGAAGGAGCCGATCGCCGACTTCCACGCGCTCCGTCACAACCGCCGGAGCGTCCCCGCGATCCTCGCGTTCGCGAACGCGTTCAGCGCGCGCCGCTTCGTCCCAGGCGATCCGCCGCCGGAGCTCTTCGAGATCGCCTACGTGCCGGAGACGGAGGACCTCCTCGTCCCGCCCGAGCGCGCGAACGCGCCGGCCGCCGCCGTCCCCGCCGCCCCGCCCGTCACCTGGCTCCGCGTGCAGCCGAAAGGCGCGACCTCCACGCGGCTCGAGGAGGCGCTCGTCATCGCGGCGGAGGTGCCGCGCCTCCGCGACGCCGGGCGCGCGCTCCGCGACATCGCCGTCCTCGCGACGACGAACGGCATGCTCGACGCGGTCTCGTTCGCGCTCGCGCAGGCGGACATCCCGTACGTCGTCGCGGGCAAGGGCTTCTTCCGCGCGCGCGAGGTCGCGGACCTCGCCGCGATGCTCGCGTTCGTGCTCGACCCGCGCGATCGCATCGCGATGCTCGAGGTGCTGCGCGGACCGTGGACCGGCGTCCACGACGAGACGCTGCTCGCCCTCGTCGAGCCGGGCAAGGGCCTCGTCCATCCGTCGCGGTGGTCCGCGCCCCCGACCCCCGCGCTCGTCCGCGCCGAGGACCGCGCCGCGCTCGATCGGACCGCGCGCCTCGTCGCGTCGCTCGAGCGCGCCGCGGGCCGCCTCGGTCCCGGCACGATCCTGCGCGAGGCGATCGCGGCGACGGACCTCGAGTCGTTGCTCGCCTCCCTTCCGCGCGGCGAGCAGCGCGTCGCGAACGTACGGAAGCTCCTCGCCCTCGCCGACAAACACGCCGATCCGCGCGCCTTCCGCGCGTGGCTCGACGACGCGAAGGAGCAAGACGTCGCGGAGTCCGAGGCGGCGACGTTCTCCGAGGACGACGACGCGGTCCGCCTCCTCACCGTCCACGCGAGCAAGGGCCTCGATTTCCCGGTCGTCTTCATCCCCGAGATCGGCGCGGGGCTTCCGCGCGCGGACAAGAACGTCGCGCGCATCGCCCTCGGCGCGGGCGACGCGCCGAACGTGCTCTCCGTGCGCGTCGCCGACGAGAGCGGCATGGTGCTCGAGCCGCCCTCCTACGCGCGCGCCCACGCCCTCGCGCGCCGCCGCGAGCGCGCGGAGCGGCAGCGCCTCGCGTACGTCGCGGTGACGCGCGCGGCCGAGGAGATGTTCTTCGTCGGCGGCCGCTCCACGACCAAGGACCTCGACATGGGCTCCGTCACGCTCGGCGTGCTCGAGGACCTGAGCGCCGATCTCCTCGCGGTCCGCGACGTCGAGGTGCCGGCGCCGGCGATCCGCGACGCCGCCGCCGCGCCCGCGGACTTCACCTCCGACTCCGTCGCCGCGGGCCCCGCGCCGTCGCGCGAGCCGCGCTGGCAGGTCCTCCCCATCGCGCCGACCGCGCTCGCCGACTTCGAGCACTGTGGTCGCCGCTTCGAGCTCGTGCATCTCCTCGGTCTGCCCGAGCACGCGCGCGGCGCCCGCGGCGAGAGCGCGGAGGGCGCGCTCGACGCCCGCGCGCAGGGCACGATCGCGCACGAGGTCCTCGAGCGTCTCCCGCGCGAGGCCTTCGGCGCGGCCGCCGCGGACGAGGCCGTCACCCGCGTCCTGGCGAGCATCGGCGTGCCGCCGGAGCACCCGCAGCACGACGCGATCGCGGCGCGCGTCCTCCGCTTCACGGGCACGCGCTACGCCCGCGCCGTCGCCGAGAACGACGCCCTCGTCGAGCGCGAGGTCGCGTTCGTCCTTCCGGTCCTCGACGCCGAGGGCCGCGCGGTCACGCTGCGGGGGAGCATGGACCTCGTCGTGCTCTGGCCCGACGGCGCGGTCGACGTCGTCGACTACAAGAGCGCGCGCAGCGGCCGCACGGAGTCGTATGCGTTCCAGCTCGACGTCTACGCCCTCGCCGCGCGCGCGCGCTACCCCGAGGCGACGCGCCTCCGCGCCGGCCTCGCGTTCCTCGGCGGCGGCGACGGCGAGCCCGCGTGGCGCGAGCTGCCACCCGAGGCCGACGTGCGCGCCCGCATCGCCCGCCTCGGCAGCACGCTCGTGCGCGCGCGCTGGCGCGACGCGTTCCCCCGCGTCGAGATCGAGAAGTGTGAGTCGATCCATTGCGGTTTCATCGGCCGCTGCCACCCGCGCTGA
- a CDS encoding lytic transglycosylase domain-containing protein, with translation MKVSHLGIVALLALAACRSGSNVAPPLTTPVASDSAKTPAPAPGAMTLPAVKVLLDDQRLQGARALERLKDYVGAAKAVREALPADLAAADACAWDFLEGRLYVAGNATADALPAFERASAPACPLAGYATLRHAQALARSGRADDAIARAKAVPADHTVLADEVKMVIAESLAAKGDRAGALPLWRAWLAANPHGSRWVDTSVRIATALLDGVDGPPESHAREAYDLATRVVVEAPKLAESAGATAARLRAVAAFKPKDPNVKEALSEIERQRQAQAYLDTGEPTKAFEIASGIGKPAKQSCKAALTRANAGTKKSPKSDVWSDAIAACEKEPELVTALYAGAKARTSKESRTAIEWYAKVEEKFPSHRLADDARFRAALLVAQSGEADRSEEMLRTLPDAYPSGDMRTEALFRAALGRMSKGDWATAKGDLDRILEIAPDDRHWATAGRAEYFRGRVAAMTGDAEGARARWRHVVEKHPLSFYMLMAHAQLRAADPALAAKVLDESIGKDKAAAGGFPSKELPILASPGVLRAVRLLEVDDLDSARAEVKASGATAEGADPEAVWAIGVLYNQAGHPELGHVFSRGRLTDHLEHWPEAKWRTEWETAYPRAFEPLVTKSCTQHTLPQSIAWGIMREESSFVADARSPAAAYGLMQLIIPTAKLVAVGTGFGSDEASLKQPEVSIALGTKLLAGLRTRHGHDALAIGAYNGGSGAVDRWMRSRQSDDLDLFVENVGYEETRNYIKRVLSSVAAYGYLYDKKSFDDVLAIPLRVPAK, from the coding sequence GTGAAGGTTTCGCATCTGGGTATCGTCGCGCTGCTCGCGCTCGCTGCATGCCGCAGCGGTTCGAACGTCGCGCCTCCGCTCACCACGCCGGTCGCGAGCGACAGCGCGAAGACCCCGGCGCCCGCGCCGGGCGCGATGACGCTGCCGGCGGTGAAGGTCCTCCTCGACGATCAGCGGCTCCAGGGCGCGCGCGCGCTCGAGCGGCTGAAGGACTACGTCGGCGCGGCGAAGGCGGTGCGTGAAGCGCTGCCGGCCGATCTCGCCGCCGCGGACGCCTGCGCGTGGGACTTCCTCGAAGGCCGGCTCTACGTCGCGGGCAACGCGACCGCGGATGCGCTCCCGGCGTTCGAGCGCGCGTCCGCGCCCGCGTGTCCGCTCGCCGGCTACGCGACGCTGCGACACGCGCAGGCGCTCGCGCGATCGGGGCGCGCCGACGACGCGATCGCGCGCGCGAAGGCGGTGCCCGCGGACCACACCGTCCTCGCCGACGAAGTGAAGATGGTGATCGCCGAGTCGCTCGCGGCGAAGGGCGATCGCGCGGGCGCGCTCCCGCTCTGGCGCGCGTGGCTCGCCGCGAACCCGCACGGCTCGCGCTGGGTCGACACGTCGGTCCGCATCGCGACCGCGCTCCTCGACGGCGTCGACGGACCGCCCGAGTCCCACGCGCGCGAGGCGTACGACCTCGCGACGCGCGTCGTCGTCGAGGCGCCGAAGCTCGCCGAGAGCGCGGGCGCGACCGCCGCGCGCCTCCGCGCGGTCGCCGCCTTCAAGCCGAAGGACCCGAACGTCAAAGAGGCGCTGAGCGAGATCGAGCGGCAGCGGCAGGCGCAGGCGTACCTCGATACGGGGGAACCGACGAAAGCGTTCGAGATCGCGAGCGGGATCGGGAAGCCGGCGAAGCAGAGCTGTAAGGCCGCGCTCACGCGCGCGAACGCGGGCACGAAGAAGTCGCCGAAGTCCGACGTGTGGAGCGACGCGATCGCCGCGTGTGAGAAGGAGCCCGAGCTCGTCACCGCGCTCTATGCCGGCGCGAAGGCGCGCACGAGCAAGGAGTCGAGGACCGCGATCGAGTGGTACGCGAAGGTCGAGGAGAAGTTCCCGTCGCACCGCCTCGCCGACGACGCCCGGTTCCGCGCCGCGCTCCTCGTCGCGCAGAGCGGCGAGGCGGACAGGTCCGAGGAGATGCTCCGCACGCTGCCCGACGCTTATCCGTCGGGCGACATGCGCACGGAGGCGCTCTTCCGCGCCGCGCTCGGGCGCATGTCGAAGGGCGACTGGGCGACGGCGAAGGGCGATCTCGATCGCATCCTCGAGATCGCGCCCGACGATCGCCACTGGGCGACGGCGGGGCGCGCGGAGTACTTCCGCGGCCGCGTCGCGGCGATGACCGGCGACGCGGAAGGAGCGCGCGCGCGCTGGCGCCACGTCGTGGAGAAGCACCCGCTCTCCTTCTACATGTTGATGGCGCACGCGCAGCTCCGCGCCGCCGATCCCGCGCTCGCGGCGAAGGTCCTCGACGAGTCGATCGGCAAGGACAAGGCCGCCGCCGGCGGGTTCCCGTCGAAGGAGCTCCCGATCCTCGCCTCGCCCGGCGTCCTCCGCGCGGTGCGCCTGCTCGAGGTCGACGACCTCGACTCCGCGCGCGCCGAGGTCAAGGCCTCCGGCGCCACCGCGGAGGGGGCCGACCCCGAGGCGGTCTGGGCGATCGGTGTACTCTACAATCAAGCGGGGCACCCCGAGCTCGGGCACGTCTTCTCGCGCGGGCGCCTCACCGATCACCTCGAGCACTGGCCCGAGGCGAAGTGGCGGACGGAGTGGGAGACCGCGTATCCGCGCGCGTTCGAGCCGCTCGTCACGAAGTCGTGCACGCAGCACACGCTCCCGCAGTCGATCGCGTGGGGCATCATGCGCGAGGAGTCGAGCTTCGTCGCGGACGCGCGGAGCCCGGCCGCCGCGTACGGCCTCATGCAGCTCATCATCCCGACGGCGAAGCTCGTCGCGGTCGGCACCGGCTTCGGGAGCGACGAGGCGTCGCTGAAGCAGCCCGAGGTCTCGATCGCGCTCGGCACGAAGCTCCTCGCCGGCCTCCGCACGCGGCACGGTCACGACGCGCTCGCGATCGGCGCGTACAACGGCGGCTCCGGCGCGGTCGATCGCTGGATGCGGAGCCGGCAGTCGGACGACCTCGACCTCTTCGTCGAGAACGTCGGCTACGAAGAGACGCGGAACTACATCAAGCGCGTCCTCTCGAGCGTCGCCGCGTACGGCTACCTCTACGACAAGAAGTCGTTCGACGACGTGCTCGCGATCCCGCTCCGCGTCCCGGCGAAGTAG
- a CDS encoding DNA repair protein gives MDALAEESVRDLVAVVARRGARTLLERAGGLERLARAEAFEIAAHLEGRDPDTREAGATIAEPGPKAMAAARAIAAAFELGRRVERARATAGVRVFDSGALVRWATPRLGSLAHEEVWLLALDGNMHLRAARCVARGGLHGAAMRAADPVRAAIRLDASAFLLVHNHPSGDPTPSAEDIAATRRIAAVAAIADIPLLDHVVIARSGHVSIEIEEVLIREAG, from the coding sequence ATGGATGCGCTCGCGGAAGAGTCGGTGAGGGATCTCGTGGCGGTGGTGGCGCGGCGGGGGGCGCGTACGTTGCTCGAACGGGCCGGTGGGCTCGAGCGGCTCGCGCGGGCGGAGGCGTTCGAGATCGCGGCGCACCTCGAGGGGCGCGATCCCGACACGCGGGAGGCGGGGGCGACGATCGCGGAGCCGGGTCCGAAGGCGATGGCGGCGGCGCGCGCGATCGCGGCGGCGTTCGAGCTCGGGCGGCGCGTGGAGCGGGCGCGCGCGACGGCGGGCGTGCGCGTGTTCGACAGCGGCGCGCTCGTGCGGTGGGCGACGCCGCGGCTCGGGTCGCTCGCGCACGAAGAGGTGTGGCTGCTCGCGCTCGACGGGAACATGCACCTCCGCGCGGCGCGGTGCGTGGCGCGCGGCGGGCTCCACGGCGCGGCGATGCGCGCGGCGGACCCGGTCCGCGCCGCGATCCGGCTCGACGCGAGCGCGTTCCTCCTCGTGCACAACCATCCGAGCGGCGATCCGACGCCGAGCGCGGAGGACATCGCCGCGACGCGGCGCATCGCGGCGGTGGCGGCGATCGCAGACATCCCGCTGCTCGACCACGTCGTCATCGCGCGGAGCGGCCACGTGAGCATCGAGATCGAGGAGGTGCTGATCCGCGAGGCCGGATGA